AAGAACCGCCTGCGCGCGCTTTACGCCCAATAAATCCGGACAACGCTTGCCCCCTACGTATTACCGCGGCTGCTGGCACGTAGTTAGCCGGGGCTTTCTTCTCAGGTACCGTCATCGGATGAGCAGTTACTCTCACCCTTATTCTTCCCTGGCAACAGAGCTTTACGACCCGAAAGCCTTCCTCACTCACGCGGCGTTGCTCCATCAGGCTTTCGCCCATTGTGGAAGATTCCCTACTGCTGCCTCCCGTAGGAGTCTGGGCCGTGTCTCAGTCCCAGTGTGGCCGTTCACCCTCTCAGGTCGGCTACGCATCGTCGCCTTGGTGAGCCATTACCCCACCAACTAGCTAATGCGCCGCAGGCCCATCCACAAGCCGCAGATTGCTCCGCGTTTCCCAATTCGACCATGCGATCAAATTGTTTATCCGGTCTTAGCATTCGTTTCCGAATGTTATCCCGATCTTGTGGGCAGGTTGCCTACGTGTTACTCACCCGTCCGCCACTAACCAAGTTCAGGAGCAAGCCCCTAAACAAGATCCGTTCGACTTGCATGTATTAGGCACGCCGCCAGCGTTCGTCCTGAGCCAGGATCAAACTCTCCATAATAGTGAGACCGAAGTCTCGTATTAAAGAGCCTTTGAGGCTCAATCTTTACAACTGGTTTGTCTTCCGATAACCGAAGTTATCTTCCGACGATTTGTTCGTTTTCTTACGCTCAATGTTCAGTTTTCAAAGAACAATTTGTCTTACCATTTTGTTCCGTTATCGCTAACGGCGACTTTTATAATATACCACAGCTGACTAGTGCTTTGCAACAGGTATTTTTTGGTTACCGTTGTTGCTCGTTTTAATCTTCATCAGCTCGTCCCTCAATTAGTGGGGCGAAAGCTAATTTAACATATTAAACGGGGGTCGGTCAAGCTATTATTTGAAATTAGTTCATTTAATTTGAAAAACTACCGTTGTGACTTCAAGCCTATCGCATAATGGGACAGCTCTCTAGGAGGTGCAATGCGAGCATACATACGGAAGATCGTCTTATAGCGCTTAGATATTGCCTCTTTAACTGGTCCATCCAAACGACGATCACTCATATCTAACAGCATCTCATCCATCTCTTTACGCAATAGATAATCGAATTCCTTACATTCCTTCTCTGTAAACATCATTCCGAGCATAGAGCGATGACCTCCTATGAACAATCAGTTTGCCTGATATCTTATTTGTGGTTGCAATAATCATCGGCACGCTCTACTGTTATGCTCTTTTTTTGCCAGGTTTATGTCATAGCTACTGGTTTCCGCAAAAATTAATTCACCAGCCAATAAGTAATCGTACTCTCTATAATCGCAGCAATAACGAGAAACACGATAATAACAATAAGAGCAGGCACAGAACCCGTTGCTGTTCTTACGAATGGATGCCACGGTTTTGTTTTACCTAACAACGACCCTAATACGCCCTTGAATAACGTTATTCCAAATCTCATTCCAAACGCACACGCAAGAAATATGGCACTTAACTCAAAAATACCATGAGGCAGTATCCCTTTCACAATAAGAAGCCACACATTATGCCCTTTATCCGCTATTTCACTTAGTAAATATCCCATTACCAAGCCATTCGATATTAGCATAACAATTGGCATAATGCCTGCAACAATGCCTAACACCATAACCAGCAGTGTATTCGATACGTTATTGGCGGTTATAAGAAGAAATGCCTTAAACTCAGGATTGCTTGCTTTATTGATATCGTCCGCTAGACTCTGAAGACTTTTAATTTGTTGTGATAGGTACTCCGTTGGGGCATTTGGAGTTGCTCCAATGACGACAGCCGCGAAAAATAAAATAACGGAGAAAATAAAATAGGGGCGAATTTCATTCCATGTTTGCAGCAGCCCTTGGCGAGAAAACATATTCAACCTCCTCCATCTACACCGACTTGTAACGACTCTTTCTAATCACGAATAACTCTATGGGTCAAGCATACATTGATAACAAGACAAGTTTATATTTTCTGATCGTACAAGCATTACTACTATCCCGTATGTATAGCGGGGCCACTTTGGAAAGGAGCCGATTATTTTTATGAACTACTTTTTAGTGTTAAATGGACGGCGCATTAGAAGAGTTTTTTTCCTCACATTAGCTGCTATTCTCTCCATAGCTATTATATGGGTCGAGAAGGATAACTTGAGTGTTTTCGCCCCCCATCCACCCGCCGCCGTTTACAGTGTGCCAACAGAACGCAAAGTTGTTGCTTTAACCTTTGATATTAGCTGGGGGGAGAAAAGAGCAGAGCCTATATTGGAAATTCTTAAGGCTAAGAACGTACAAAATGTAACCTTCTTCTTATCTTCTCCTTGGAGCAAGACGCATCCCGAGATCGTGAAGAAAATTACAGATGCCGGATATGAGATTGGTAGTCACGGTCATAAGCACGATAATTATAGTCAATACAGCGACGAAGAAATTCGCAAGCAAATTACAACTGCTGATGGCATCCTATCTGAATTAACAGGAAAATCGCCTAATTTGATTCGTTTACCTAATGGAGATTTCGACAAGCGTGTTCTAAGAATTGCTGAAAGTCTGAATTACAAAGTTATACAGTGGGATACTGACTCTACAGACTGGAAAAACCCTGGCGTTGATACCATTATTAATAAAGTGGTTAGTAAAGCTCACCCTGGTGACATCATTCTTCTGCATGCAAGCGATTCTTGTAAACAGACGCATCAAGCATTACCTGCCATCATTGATGAGCTGCGTGCCAAAGGCTATGATTTCATAACGGTGTCCCAAATGATTAACCAAACGGAAACAAATGGCAAAACAATCGAAGATCGTTCCGCGTGGAATGAGCTTACTTCACCTTATTTTACTTAGCCGCG
This portion of the Cohnella abietis genome encodes:
- a CDS encoding stage II sporulation protein M — its product is MFSRQGLLQTWNEIRPYFIFSVILFFAAVVIGATPNAPTEYLSQQIKSLQSLADDINKASNPEFKAFLLITANNVSNTLLVMVLGIVAGIMPIVMLISNGLVMGYLLSEIADKGHNVWLLIVKGILPHGIFELSAIFLACAFGMRFGITLFKGVLGSLLGKTKPWHPFVRTATGSVPALIVIIVFLVIAAIIESTITYWLVN
- the pdaB gene encoding polysaccharide deacetylase family sporulation protein PdaB codes for the protein MNYFLVLNGRRIRRVFFLTLAAILSIAIIWVEKDNLSVFAPHPPAAVYSVPTERKVVALTFDISWGEKRAEPILEILKAKNVQNVTFFLSSPWSKTHPEIVKKITDAGYEIGSHGHKHDNYSQYSDEEIRKQITTADGILSELTGKSPNLIRLPNGDFDKRVLRIAESLNYKVIQWDTDSTDWKNPGVDTIINKVVSKAHPGDIILLHASDSCKQTHQALPAIIDELRAKGYDFITVSQMINQTETNGKTIEDRSAWNELTSPYFT